One genomic segment of Streptomyces sp. TLI_146 includes these proteins:
- a CDS encoding DEAD/DEAH box helicase, whose product MSISSSDHAVMPENDEITEIAVVDEAVETVETEITEVIQADEADEAAEPTVTFADLGLPEGVVRKLAQNGVTTPFPIQAATIPDALAGKDILGRGRTGSGKTLSFGLPTLAQLAGGHTEKKKPRAIILTPTRELAMQVADALQPYGDVLGLKMKVVCGGTSMSNQIYALERGVDVLVATPGRLRDLINRGACSLANVQVAVLDEADQMSDLGFLPEVTELLDQIPGGGQRMLFSATMENEISTLVKRYLTNPVTHEVDSAQGNVSTMTHHVLVVKPKDKAPVTAAIAARKGRTIIFVRTQLGADRIAEQLCDSGVKADALHGGMTQGARTRVLEDFKKGYVNALVATDVAARGIHVDGIDLVLNVDPAGDHKDYLHRSGRTARAGKSGVVVSLSLPHQRRQIFRLMEDAGVDASRHIIQSAGAFDPEVAEITGARSLTEVQADSANNAAKQAEREVAELTKQLERLTRRAAELREEADRLVARSARERGEDAEGVAAAVAEVAEAAEAEVAAAVVAAEPVAQERPAYERRDDRGNYARRDDRGDRGDRGGFRRDDRRDDNRGGGFRRDDRPSGGFNRDRNDRGFERRDDNRGGGFRRDDRPSGGFNRDRNDRGFERRDDNRGGGFNRDRNDRPSGGFRRDDRPSGGFNRDRNDRGFERRDDNRGGGFRRDDRGDRPSGGFRSGGGDRPFNRDRNDRPAGGFRSGGGTGDRPYGRRDDHRGGGTGTNTGSFGRRDDKPRWKRNG is encoded by the coding sequence ATGTCCATTTCCAGTTCTGACCACGCCGTCATGCCCGAGAACGACGAGATCACCGAGATCGCCGTCGTCGACGAGGCCGTCGAGACCGTAGAGACCGAGATCACCGAGGTCATCCAGGCCGACGAGGCCGACGAGGCCGCCGAGCCGACCGTCACCTTCGCGGACCTCGGTCTGCCCGAGGGCGTCGTGCGCAAGCTCGCCCAGAACGGCGTGACCACCCCCTTCCCGATCCAGGCCGCGACCATCCCGGACGCCCTGGCCGGCAAGGACATCCTCGGCCGCGGCCGCACCGGCTCCGGCAAGACCCTCTCCTTCGGTCTGCCGACCCTGGCGCAGCTGGCCGGCGGCCACACCGAGAAGAAGAAGCCCCGCGCGATCATCCTCACGCCGACGCGTGAGCTCGCGATGCAGGTCGCGGACGCCCTCCAGCCGTACGGCGACGTGCTCGGCCTGAAGATGAAGGTCGTCTGCGGCGGTACGTCGATGAGCAACCAGATCTACGCCCTGGAGCGCGGCGTCGACGTCCTCGTCGCCACCCCGGGCCGTCTGCGAGACCTCATCAACCGCGGCGCCTGCTCGCTCGCCAACGTCCAGGTCGCCGTCCTCGACGAGGCCGACCAGATGTCCGACCTGGGCTTCCTGCCCGAGGTCACCGAGCTGCTCGACCAGATCCCCGGCGGCGGCCAGCGCATGCTCTTCTCCGCCACCATGGAGAACGAGATCAGCACGCTGGTCAAGCGCTACCTGACGAACCCCGTCACGCACGAGGTCGACAGCGCGCAGGGCAACGTCTCGACGATGACCCACCACGTCCTGGTCGTGAAGCCGAAGGACAAGGCGCCGGTCACGGCCGCCATCGCCGCCCGCAAGGGCCGCACGATCATCTTCGTCCGCACCCAGCTGGGCGCCGACCGCATCGCCGAGCAGCTCTGCGACTCGGGCGTGAAGGCCGACGCGCTGCACGGCGGCATGACCCAGGGCGCCCGTACCCGGGTCCTGGAAGACTTCAAGAAGGGCTACGTCAACGCGCTCGTCGCCACCGACGTCGCCGCCCGAGGCATCCACGTCGACGGCATCGACCTGGTCCTGAACGTGGACCCGGCCGGTGACCACAAGGACTACCTGCACCGCTCGGGCCGTACCGCCCGGGCCGGCAAGTCCGGTGTCGTCGTGTCCCTGTCGCTGCCGCACCAGCGCCGCCAGATCTTCCGGCTGATGGAGGACGCGGGCGTCGACGCCTCGCGCCACATCATCCAGAGCGCCGGCGCGTTCGACCCGGAGGTCGCCGAGATCACCGGCGCCCGTTCGCTGACCGAGGTCCAGGCCGACTCCGCGAACAACGCCGCCAAGCAGGCCGAGCGCGAGGTCGCCGAGCTCACCAAGCAGCTGGAGCGCCTGACGCGCCGTGCCGCCGAGCTGCGCGAGGAGGCCGACCGCCTGGTCGCCCGCTCCGCGCGGGAGCGCGGCGAAGACGCCGAGGGCGTGGCGGCCGCTGTCGCCGAGGTGGCCGAGGCCGCCGAGGCCGAGGTCGCGGCCGCCGTCGTGGCCGCCGAGCCGGTCGCGCAGGAGCGCCCGGCGTACGAGCGCCGTGACGACCGTGGCAACTACGCCCGTCGTGACGACCGCGGGGACCGTGGCGACCGTGGTGGCTTCCGCCGCGACGACCGTCGTGACGACAACCGTGGTGGCGGCTTCCGTCGCGACGACCGTCCGTCCGGTGGCTTCAACCGCGACCGCAACGACCGTGGATTCGAGCGTCGGGACGACAACCGCGGTGGCGGCTTCCGTCGCGACGACCGTCCGTCGGGTGGCTTCAACCGCGACCGTAACGACCGTGGGTTCGAGCGTCGTGACGACAACCGCGGTGGCGGCTTCAACCGCGACCGCAACGACCGTCCCTCCGGCGGCTTCCGCCGTGACGACCGTCCGTCGGGTGGCTTCAACCGCGACCGCAACGACCGTGGGTTCGAGCGTCGTGACGACAACCGCGGTGGCGGCTTCCGCCGCGACGACCGTGGCGACCGTCCCTCCGGCGGCTTCCGCTCCGGTGGCGGCGACCGTCCGTTCAACCGTGACCGCAACGACCGTCCCGCGGGCGGCTTCCGCTCCGGCGGCGGCACCGGCGACCGTCCCTACGGCCGCCGTGACGACCACCGCGGTGGCGGCACCGGCACGAACACCGGCTCCTTCGGGCGCCGTGACGACAAGCCGCGCTGGAAGCGCAACGGCTGA
- a CDS encoding helix-turn-helix domain-containing protein, whose amino-acid sequence MSLKTLLQERRAAIHPESAGFPPRQAGPGRRVAGLSQEQMDILLERTPGTYNRFENGQLNPTAEFLTNVARTLRLNEQEWTFLWRLTRREYPPYTLHRDSGMSVPGVWQRVVEQIDGAMAYITDAAWNLLAHNAEFAALFPRGEVPANTMRWMTLDPEAREDVLTDWSERWAPMVLPQLRHGVEMRPNHAELRRLEAEVQADPVAGPLYRETGATPIPYPDGSERPIRHSELGPGWVTTCVAEPVTSPGARVMLLLYTPGASLVSRHPVLSAPLTS is encoded by the coding sequence ATGTCCCTCAAGACGCTCCTCCAGGAGCGGCGCGCCGCCATCCACCCGGAGTCCGCCGGGTTTCCGCCGCGTCAGGCGGGGCCGGGCAGACGGGTCGCCGGGCTCAGCCAGGAGCAGATGGACATCCTGCTGGAGCGCACGCCGGGCACGTACAACCGCTTCGAGAACGGGCAGTTGAACCCCACTGCCGAGTTCCTGACCAATGTGGCCCGCACCCTGCGCCTCAACGAGCAGGAGTGGACGTTCCTGTGGCGGCTCACCCGGCGCGAGTACCCGCCGTACACCCTGCACCGCGACTCGGGCATGTCGGTGCCCGGCGTCTGGCAGCGGGTCGTCGAGCAGATCGACGGGGCGATGGCCTACATCACCGACGCCGCCTGGAACCTGCTCGCCCACAACGCGGAGTTCGCCGCCCTCTTCCCGCGGGGCGAGGTTCCGGCCAACACCATGCGGTGGATGACCCTCGACCCCGAGGCGCGCGAGGACGTGCTGACGGACTGGTCGGAGCGCTGGGCGCCGATGGTGCTGCCACAGCTGCGGCACGGCGTCGAAATGCGCCCCAACCACGCGGAGTTGCGCCGCCTGGAGGCCGAGGTGCAGGCGGACCCCGTCGCCGGGCCGCTCTACCGGGAGACCGGGGCCACCCCGATCCCGTACCCCGACGGGTCCGAACGGCCCATCCGGCACAGCGAGTTGGGGCCGGGGTGGGTGACGACCTGTGTGGCCGAGCCCGTCACCTCGCCCGGGGCCCGGGTGATGCTGCTCCTCTACACCCCGGGGGCGTCCCTCGTGAGCCGTCACCCGGTGCTGAGCGCGCCCCTCACGAGCTGA
- a CDS encoding CrcB family protein, whose product MTWLLVVVGAAVGAPLRYLTDRAVQARHDSVFPWGTFVVNAAGSLLLGALTGAAASSDAYALLGTGLCGALTTYSTFSYETLRLAERGWRFLAAANVAASVLVGLGAVFLGAGLTGGTLA is encoded by the coding sequence GTGACCTGGCTGCTGGTGGTCGTGGGCGCGGCTGTCGGCGCCCCGCTGCGGTATCTGACGGACCGCGCGGTGCAGGCCCGGCACGACTCGGTGTTCCCCTGGGGAACGTTCGTCGTCAACGCGGCCGGGAGCCTGCTGCTGGGCGCGCTCACCGGCGCCGCCGCCTCCTCGGACGCGTACGCGCTGCTCGGCACCGGTCTGTGCGGCGCGCTCACCACGTACTCGACGTTCTCGTACGAGACGCTCCGACTGGCCGAGCGCGGCTGGCGGTTCCTCGCGGCGGCGAACGTGGCGGCCTCGGTGCTCGTCGGGCTCGGCGCGGTGTTCCTGGGTGCCGGGCTGACCGGGGGCACTCTGGCGTAA
- a CDS encoding amino acid permease, with product MTSDASTNPDAQGAPDGLGPADGGAVSWSKAAPAAGGGATSDEERLAQLGYTQVLARRMSGFANYAVSFTIISVLSGCLTMYAFGMNTGGPALITWGWVAVGLMTLLVGLSMAEICSAYPTSAGLYFWAHRLAPERSAAAWAWFTGWFNVLGQVAVTAGIDFGAASFLGAYLNLQWDFEVTPGRTIALFAAILILHGLLNTFGVRIVAILNGVSVWWHVLGVAVIVGALTFTPDHHRSTTFVFTHYVNNTGWGSGFYVVLIGLLMAQYTFTGYDASAHMTEETHDAATAGPRGIVRAIWTSWIAGFVLLLGFTYAIQSYDDELGSATGAPPAQILLDALGATTGKLLLLVVIGAQLFCGMASVTANSRMIYAFSRDGALPFSRVWHTVSPRTRTPVAAVWLATAGALALGLPYLINVTAYAAVTSIAVIGLYIAYVIPTLLRLLRGEPFERGPWHLGRWSRPIGVAAVAWVALITVLFMLPQLSPVTWKNFNYAPVAVLVVLGFATAWWTLSARHWFLRPTAPPR from the coding sequence ATGACAAGTGACGCGAGTACGAATCCGGACGCCCAAGGGGCTCCGGACGGTCTCGGTCCGGCGGACGGTGGCGCGGTGAGCTGGAGCAAGGCCGCTCCGGCGGCCGGCGGCGGCGCGACGTCCGACGAAGAGCGGCTGGCGCAGCTCGGCTACACCCAGGTGCTGGCCCGCCGGATGTCCGGCTTCGCCAACTACGCCGTCTCGTTCACCATCATCTCGGTGCTCTCCGGCTGCCTGACGATGTACGCGTTCGGCATGAATACCGGCGGCCCGGCCCTGATCACCTGGGGCTGGGTCGCGGTGGGCCTGATGACGCTGCTGGTCGGCCTGTCGATGGCCGAGATCTGCTCGGCGTACCCGACGTCGGCGGGCCTGTACTTCTGGGCGCACCGGCTGGCGCCCGAGCGGAGCGCGGCCGCCTGGGCCTGGTTCACGGGCTGGTTCAACGTGCTCGGCCAGGTCGCGGTGACGGCCGGGATCGACTTCGGGGCGGCGTCGTTCCTGGGCGCGTACCTGAACCTCCAGTGGGACTTCGAGGTGACCCCGGGCCGTACGATCGCGCTCTTCGCGGCGATCCTGATCCTCCACGGCCTCCTGAACACCTTCGGCGTACGGATCGTGGCGATCCTCAACGGCGTGAGCGTGTGGTGGCACGTGCTGGGCGTGGCGGTGATCGTGGGCGCGCTGACCTTCACACCGGACCACCACCGCTCCACGACGTTCGTCTTCACCCACTACGTGAACAACACGGGCTGGGGCAGCGGCTTCTACGTGGTCCTCATCGGCCTCCTCATGGCCCAGTACACCTTCACCGGCTACGACGCCTCCGCGCACATGACGGAGGAGACCCACGACGCGGCGACGGCGGGCCCGCGCGGGATCGTGCGCGCGATCTGGACCTCCTGGATAGCGGGCTTCGTGCTGCTCCTGGGCTTCACGTACGCCATCCAGTCGTACGACGACGAGCTCGGCTCGGCGACGGGCGCGCCCCCGGCCCAGATCCTGCTGGACGCGCTGGGCGCGACGACGGGCAAGCTCCTGCTGCTGGTGGTGATCGGGGCGCAACTGTTCTGCGGGATGGCCTCGGTGACGGCCAACTCCCGTATGATCTACGCCTTTTCGCGCGACGGCGCGCTCCCGTTCTCGCGCGTCTGGCACACGGTGAGCCCCCGCACCCGCACCCCGGTGGCGGCGGTCTGGCTGGCGACGGCGGGCGCGCTGGCGCTGGGCCTGCCGTACCTGATCAATGTGACGGCGTACGCGGCGGTGACGTCGATCGCGGTGATCGGCCTGTACATCGCGTATGTGATCCCGACGCTGCTGCGCCTGCTGCGGGGTGAGCCGTTCGAACGCGGCCCCTGGCACCTGGGCCGCTGGTCCCGCCCGATCGGCGTGGCGGCGGTTGCCTGGGTGGCGCTGATCACGGTCCTGTTCATGCTGCCCCAGCTGTCCCCCGTGACCTGGAAGAACTTCAACTACGCCCCGGTCGCGGTCCTGGTGGTCCTCGGCTTCGCGACGGCGTGGTGGACGCTCTCGGCCCGCCACTGGTTCCTCCGCCCCACGGCACCACCCCGCTGA
- a CDS encoding PhlD encodes MPAHIALPAIVLPDHVIATDEICADIRRAHPDHPRLEAHLRIARATTVRTRRFTRPLDAPTVAGNATVEERNRAAYEDALGLAVRSGRQALAHAGLAPDDIDCVITSHTTSWTVPSLDVALVRELGLRPDVRRVPLSTVGCAGGAQGLVRAHQDLAAHPGSHVLVVVSECLSTATYNHTDTSRESMIYKVLFGDGSGAVVVSDRPAWSGPSFVIEDTFEYVLPDSIDRYRGRLSGAGLHFDSTAAATASLNDSLPAVRKWLDGSGRAPRFAVVHPGGPRVLEDAAAGFGLDGDRDHGDLRHAWASLAANGNLGGSAVLDVLARTFAQAPGDRQPGMIIGFGPGFVLAASRGHWSAGAKAPGAGSS; translated from the coding sequence GTGCCCGCTCACATAGCTCTCCCCGCCATAGTGCTGCCGGACCACGTCATCGCAACGGATGAGATCTGCGCAGACATCCGGCGTGCCCACCCCGATCACCCGCGGCTGGAAGCACACCTGCGGATAGCCCGGGCCACCACCGTCCGCACCCGCCGGTTCACCCGCCCTCTCGACGCCCCGACCGTGGCCGGAAATGCCACCGTCGAGGAGCGCAACCGGGCGGCGTACGAGGACGCGTTGGGGCTCGCGGTCCGCTCCGGGCGCCAGGCGCTGGCCCACGCGGGCCTCGCCCCCGACGACATCGACTGCGTCATCACCAGCCACACCACCTCCTGGACCGTGCCCTCCCTCGACGTCGCCCTCGTCCGGGAACTGGGCCTGCGGCCGGACGTGCGGCGCGTGCCCCTGTCGACCGTCGGCTGCGCGGGCGGCGCGCAGGGCCTGGTCCGGGCGCACCAGGACCTCGCCGCGCACCCGGGCTCCCACGTTCTGGTCGTCGTCTCCGAGTGCCTGTCGACGGCCACGTACAACCACACCGACACCAGCCGCGAGTCGATGATCTACAAGGTGCTCTTCGGGGACGGCTCGGGCGCGGTCGTCGTCTCGGACCGCCCGGCCTGGAGCGGGCCCAGCTTCGTCATCGAGGACACCTTCGAGTACGTCCTGCCCGACAGCATCGACCGCTACCGCGGCCGCCTCTCGGGCGCCGGGCTGCACTTCGACTCCACGGCCGCCGCGACCGCCTCGCTCAACGACAGCCTCCCGGCGGTACGCAAATGGCTCGACGGGAGCGGCCGGGCCCCGCGGTTCGCGGTCGTCCACCCCGGCGGTCCCCGGGTCCTGGAGGACGCGGCCGCCGGGTTCGGCCTGGACGGCGACCGCGACCACGGCGATCTGCGGCACGCCTGGGCGAGCCTGGCCGCCAACGGGAACCTGGGCGGCTCCGCCGTCCTGGACGTGCTGGCCCGCACCTTCGCGCAGGCCCCCGGCGACCGCCAGCCGGGCATGATCATCGGCTTCGGCCCGGGGTTCGTGCTGGCCGCCTCGCGGGGCCACTGGTCGGCGGGGGCGAAGGCCCCGGGCGCGGGCTCCTCGTAA
- a CDS encoding CrcB family protein — translation MSAPGRPEAIDPDVDLHVPDQRAETAGGAKWPVLAVISAGGALGASARYGLARAWPVPAGGFPWTTLLINVLGCALIGVLMPLISEGGRRAHHLVRPFLGVGVLGGFTTFSTYAVEVSRLLARQQAGLAMAYAAGTLLGALGAVSVAATATRRVLAARTGAQDGVRTR, via the coding sequence GTGAGCGCGCCCGGCCGCCCGGAGGCCATCGACCCGGACGTCGACCTCCACGTTCCCGACCAGCGCGCCGAGACGGCCGGGGGCGCGAAGTGGCCGGTGCTCGCGGTGATCTCGGCGGGCGGGGCGCTGGGGGCGAGCGCCCGGTACGGGCTCGCGCGGGCCTGGCCGGTACCGGCCGGCGGCTTCCCGTGGACGACGCTGCTGATCAACGTCCTGGGCTGCGCCCTCATCGGCGTCCTGATGCCGCTGATCAGCGAAGGAGGGCGGCGCGCCCACCATCTGGTGCGGCCGTTCCTCGGCGTCGGCGTGCTCGGTGGCTTCACCACCTTCTCGACGTACGCCGTGGAGGTCTCCCGGCTGCTCGCCCGCCAGCAGGCGGGGCTCGCGATGGCCTACGCGGCCGGGACGCTCCTCGGGGCGCTCGGCGCGGTGTCGGTGGCGGCGACCGCGACCCGGCGGGTGCTCGCCGCACGGACGGGGGCGCAGGACGGGGTGCGGACGCGGTGA
- a CDS encoding metallopeptidase family protein — MLEMTREEFEELVAEALDRIPPELTRLMDNVAVFVEDEPAADDPELLGLYEGTPLTDRGEWYAGVLPDRITIYRGPTLRMCESREDVVAETEVTVVHEIAHHFGIDDERLHALGYG; from the coding sequence GTGCTGGAGATGACGCGCGAGGAGTTCGAGGAACTGGTCGCCGAGGCGCTGGACCGCATCCCGCCGGAGCTGACGCGGCTGATGGACAACGTCGCCGTGTTCGTCGAGGACGAGCCCGCCGCCGACGACCCCGAGCTGCTCGGGCTCTACGAGGGGACTCCGCTCACCGACCGCGGCGAGTGGTACGCGGGCGTGCTCCCCGACCGGATCACCATCTACCGGGGCCCCACCCTGCGGATGTGCGAGTCGCGCGAGGACGTGGTCGCCGAGACCGAGGTGACCGTCGTCCACGAGATCGCCCACCACTTCGGCATCGACGACGAGCGGCTGCACGCCCTGGGCTACGGGTGA
- a CDS encoding FG-GAP-like repeat-containing protein: MRRHTLVRNAIAAVTALGIAAAIAPLATAPAFAADAPAELTVPAERTPDDNATVINGAGETGYLSGWTQAGFNWTSYADGSTAPVVMPQGRTTAWGTGTDTLVLTGKDDTSVVQRNMKDGSERTLPLPKGQLFAGTFGDVVVTDGPLGMSLLSWEDGKVKETPVSGAGQVHSLYTGNKDGTFVQMDLSGMTMIGWLGRDGIVRTTHLQAEQYDNGKIEVGGDRAVQWTKDGKATVWKTSDFWASTDQLTIGGYDTSQLLGAVGDNVLVARRVATGGQERYSQLDYRVVAVPLKGGPERVVLEKATAMARFKADGTMLIGAVVDGHQGVYAVGSALDVTKVRESPALPSVPTALALAQGRLNTVDRIPGADGVYPRLRGIDLSVTGPLTAGPRVDRGTDGAVETPEIQATGDGRLVQRLADGTVKVLDEGAKLPARTLGVKADVLRLSGRYLATRRGDERVQVTDLDTGAVVYTGIAAPDFALSGSTLWIGNDPGAAQAVDVRTGKATGKRISVPCLMTSLQAQGGDVYWECDRDKSGVYDTAADKNIELPAHQGALLGDGYVAWQKDGELSVTDLRGTTGTHKVGKPAVAKPGQGWTVDRFGGAVAYVDAAGDTHVAPSGVRSAPVRALDEDFPATVDAKSAARTVRWWASKPLVSWEVDLVDLATRNTVLSGFGQETRGQVRLNWDGKNSSGQNLPAGKYAWNVTAVPADGGPDQTFTTPFEVKGTAAAPRDYVGADGLGDLLAVTPAGVADFRAGGGGKVDAKVSGSGWTGANEVSAAAPFDDVDGDGKNDVLVRLTSGELRAYKPAGKALTPSTPYAKIGSGWNIFDVLTSPGDLTGDGRADLLAREASSGELYLYEANGAGNFKSRVKIGTGFQNYLLASGAGDVNGDGKADLLARDAAGVLWLYPSTGSGTLATRVKIGGGWQVYNALVGAGDLNGDGKADLLARGTDGVLWAYPGDGKGNFGGRVQVGGGWQMYKFLF, encoded by the coding sequence TTGAGACGTCACACACTCGTACGGAACGCGATCGCCGCAGTCACTGCGCTCGGCATCGCGGCCGCCATCGCTCCGCTCGCCACGGCCCCGGCCTTCGCCGCGGACGCACCGGCGGAACTCACCGTTCCCGCCGAGCGCACGCCCGACGACAACGCCACCGTGATCAACGGCGCGGGCGAGACCGGCTATCTGTCCGGCTGGACCCAGGCCGGGTTCAACTGGACCTCGTACGCGGACGGCTCCACCGCGCCGGTGGTCATGCCGCAGGGCAGGACCACCGCATGGGGCACCGGCACGGACACCCTCGTCCTCACCGGCAAGGACGACACCTCCGTCGTCCAGCGGAACATGAAGGACGGCTCGGAGCGGACCCTGCCGCTGCCCAAGGGCCAGCTGTTCGCCGGGACCTTCGGCGATGTCGTGGTCACCGACGGCCCGCTCGGCATGAGCCTGCTGTCCTGGGAGGACGGCAAGGTCAAGGAGACGCCGGTCAGCGGAGCAGGCCAGGTCCACTCGCTCTACACGGGGAACAAGGACGGCACCTTCGTCCAGATGGACCTCTCCGGCATGACCATGATCGGCTGGCTGGGCCGCGACGGGATCGTCCGCACCACGCACCTCCAGGCCGAGCAGTACGACAACGGCAAGATCGAGGTCGGCGGCGACCGCGCGGTCCAGTGGACCAAGGACGGCAAGGCCACGGTCTGGAAGACCTCCGACTTCTGGGCGTCCACGGACCAGCTCACCATCGGCGGGTACGACACCTCGCAGCTGCTCGGCGCGGTCGGCGACAACGTCCTGGTGGCGCGCCGGGTCGCGACCGGCGGCCAGGAGCGGTACTCCCAGCTCGACTACCGCGTGGTCGCCGTGCCGCTCAAGGGCGGCCCCGAGCGGGTCGTCCTGGAGAAGGCGACCGCGATGGCCCGCTTCAAGGCCGACGGGACGATGCTGATCGGCGCGGTGGTCGACGGCCACCAGGGCGTGTACGCGGTGGGCTCCGCGCTGGACGTCACCAAGGTCCGCGAGTCGCCCGCCCTCCCGTCGGTGCCGACGGCGCTCGCCCTGGCGCAGGGCCGCCTCAACACGGTGGACCGGATACCGGGCGCGGACGGCGTGTACCCGCGGCTGCGCGGCATCGACCTGTCGGTCACGGGCCCGCTGACGGCCGGCCCGCGCGTCGACCGGGGTACGGACGGGGCCGTTGAGACCCCGGAGATCCAGGCCACCGGCGACGGACGCCTCGTCCAGCGGCTCGCCGACGGCACGGTGAAGGTCCTCGACGAGGGCGCCAAGCTGCCCGCGCGCACCCTCGGTGTGAAGGCGGACGTGCTGCGCCTCTCGGGCCGCTACCTCGCCACCCGGCGCGGGGACGAGCGGGTCCAGGTCACCGACCTCGACACGGGCGCGGTCGTCTACACCGGCATCGCCGCACCCGACTTCGCCCTCTCCGGCAGCACCCTGTGGATCGGCAACGACCCGGGCGCGGCCCAGGCCGTCGACGTCCGTACGGGCAAGGCCACCGGCAAGCGCATCTCCGTCCCCTGCCTGATGACCTCCCTCCAGGCGCAGGGCGGCGACGTCTACTGGGAGTGCGACCGGGACAAGTCCGGGGTGTACGACACGGCGGCGGACAAGAACATCGAACTGCCCGCCCACCAGGGCGCCCTGCTCGGCGACGGCTATGTCGCCTGGCAGAAGGACGGCGAGCTGAGCGTCACGGACCTGCGCGGCACCACGGGCACGCACAAGGTCGGCAAGCCGGCCGTGGCCAAGCCCGGCCAGGGCTGGACGGTCGACCGCTTCGGCGGCGCGGTGGCGTACGTGGACGCGGCCGGTGACACGCACGTGGCGCCGTCCGGGGTCCGGAGTGCTCCCGTCCGCGCGCTGGACGAGGACTTCCCGGCGACGGTCGACGCCAAGTCGGCGGCGCGGACGGTCCGTTGGTGGGCCTCGAAGCCGCTGGTCTCGTGGGAAGTGGACCTGGTGGACCTGGCGACCCGCAACACGGTCCTCTCAGGCTTCGGCCAGGAGACGCGCGGCCAGGTGCGGCTGAACTGGGACGGCAAGAACTCCTCCGGCCAGAACCTCCCGGCCGGCAAGTACGCCTGGAACGTGACGGCGGTCCCCGCCGACGGCGGCCCGGACCAGACGTTCACCACCCCGTTCGAGGTGAAGGGCACGGCCGCGGCCCCGCGCGACTACGTCGGCGCCGACGGCCTGGGCGACCTGCTCGCCGTCACCCCCGCCGGAGTCGCGGACTTCCGCGCGGGCGGCGGCGGCAAGGTCGACGCGAAGGTGTCGGGCAGCGGCTGGACGGGCGCGAACGAGGTGTCGGCGGCGGCCCCGTTCGACGACGTGGACGGCGACGGCAAGAACGACGTCCTGGTCCGCCTGACGAGCGGCGAGCTCCGCGCGTACAAGCCCGCGGGCAAGGCGCTGACCCCCTCCACCCCGTACGCGAAGATCGGTTCGGGCTGGAACATCTTCGACGTGCTCACGTCCCCGGGCGACCTGACGGGCGACGGCCGCGCGGACCTGCTGGCGCGGGAGGCGTCGAGCGGCGAGCTGTACCTGTACGAGGCGAACGGCGCGGGCAACTTCAAGTCCCGCGTGAAGATCGGCACCGGCTTCCAGAACTACCTGTTGGCGTCGGGCGCGGGTGACGTGAACGGCGACGGCAAGGCGGACCTGCTGGCGCGCGACGCGGCGGGCGTCCTCTGGCTCTACCCGAGCACGGGCAGCGGCACCCTGGCCACCCGCGTGAAGATCGGCGGCGGCTGGCAGGTCTACAACGCGCTGGTCGGCGCGGGCGACCTGAACGGTGACGGCAAGGCGGACCTGCTGGCGCGCGGCACGGACGGCGTGCTGTGGGCGTACCCGGGCGACGGCAAGGGCAACTTCGGGGGCCGGGTGCAGGTGGGCGGCGGCTGGCAGATGTACAAGTTCCTGTTCTAG
- a CDS encoding cytochrome c biogenesis CcdA family protein — translation MSPDIGYLAAFLGGLLALLSPCSALLLPAFFAYSIDSTSRLLARTGIFYAGLATTLVPLGAAGSYAGRLFYGHRDQLVLFGGWLIIALGAAQILGMGFASRRITELSGRIRPTTAASVYALGAVYGLAGFCAGPILGSVLTVAAVSGSPVYGGLLLAVYALGMAAPLFLLALLWERFGLGRRRWLRGRAVQLGRFELHTTSLLSGLFFIALGGLFLAYDGATGLPGLLDVDDSYAAEKWARSVGDAVPDWALLVAVVAVAGLVLGVRARRGRE, via the coding sequence GTGAGCCCGGACATCGGCTATCTGGCCGCGTTCCTGGGCGGTCTGCTGGCGCTGCTCAGCCCGTGCAGCGCGCTGCTGCTCCCGGCCTTCTTCGCGTACTCGATCGACTCCACCTCACGTCTGCTGGCCCGTACCGGAATCTTCTACGCGGGCCTGGCCACCACCCTGGTCCCGCTGGGCGCGGCGGGCTCGTACGCCGGACGGCTCTTCTACGGCCACCGCGACCAGCTGGTCCTCTTCGGCGGCTGGCTGATCATCGCGCTCGGCGCCGCCCAGATCCTCGGCATGGGCTTCGCCAGCCGCCGCATCACCGAGCTGTCCGGCCGCATCCGCCCGACCACGGCCGCCTCGGTCTACGCGCTGGGCGCGGTCTACGGCCTGGCGGGCTTCTGCGCCGGGCCGATCCTGGGCAGCGTCCTGACGGTGGCGGCGGTCAGCGGCAGCCCGGTCTACGGTGGCCTGCTCCTCGCGGTGTACGCGCTGGGGATGGCGGCCCCGCTGTTCCTGCTCGCGCTGCTGTGGGAGCGCTTCGGGCTCGGCCGCCGCCGCTGGCTGCGCGGCCGGGCGGTGCAGCTCGGCCGCTTCGAGCTGCACACCACCTCGCTGCTCTCGGGCCTGTTCTTCATCGCCCTGGGCGGTCTGTTCCTGGCGTACGACGGGGCCACGGGGCTGCCCGGGCTGCTCGACGTGGACGACTCGTACGCGGCGGAGAAGTGGGCCCGCTCGGTCGGCGACGCCGTCCCGGACTGGGCGCTGCTGGTGGCCGTGGTGGCGGTGGCCGGGCTGGTCCTGGGCGTACGCGCCCGGCGCGGCCGGGAGTGA